In Actinomycetota bacterium, a genomic segment contains:
- a CDS encoding IS3 family transposase, producing MKLYPFIEAEKAKQRNVKRACELLQVSRTAFYDWAKHVPSARACSDAALLAKIREVHKTSKGTYGSPRVHHQLREDGEVCGRNRVASLMRSNCLYGRAPRRFRRTTIPDPDASTTAVDLVKRVFGPGLIDLDTVYCGDITYIRTWEGWLYLATIIDLASRRVVGWAMADHMRTELVADALKMAIDHRRPEPGLIFHSDRGCQYTSAEFGKLLDEHGIEQSLSRPAECWDNAVAESFFATLKTELIYCHAWPTRARARSAIFEFIEGWYNRVRLHSSLGYMSPESYEARRRRLDATGTEAA from the coding sequence GTGAAGCTGTATCCCTTCATCGAGGCGGAGAAGGCCAAGCAGCGCAACGTCAAACGCGCGTGCGAACTGCTTCAGGTCTCCAGGACCGCCTTTTACGACTGGGCCAAGCATGTCCCGTCCGCGCGCGCATGCTCGGACGCCGCGCTGCTCGCCAAGATCCGCGAGGTTCACAAGACCTCCAAGGGAACCTACGGCTCGCCTCGGGTGCATCACCAGCTCCGCGAAGACGGTGAGGTCTGCGGACGCAACCGCGTCGCTTCGCTGATGCGCTCCAACTGCCTTTACGGCCGCGCTCCCAGGCGTTTTCGTCGCACCACCATTCCCGATCCCGACGCATCGACGACGGCAGTTGATCTGGTCAAGCGCGTCTTCGGTCCCGGCTTGATCGATCTGGACACGGTGTATTGCGGCGACATCACCTACATCCGGACCTGGGAAGGCTGGCTCTACCTCGCCACGATCATCGACCTCGCCTCGCGGCGCGTCGTCGGCTGGGCGATGGCCGATCACATGCGCACCGAACTCGTGGCCGACGCATTGAAGATGGCGATCGACCATCGTCGGCCCGAGCCGGGACTGATCTTTCATTCCGACCGCGGGTGTCAATACACCTCCGCCGAGTTCGGCAAGCTGCTCGACGAGCACGGGATCGAGCAGTCGCTGTCGCGTCCCGCAGAGTGCTGGGACAACGCCGTGGCCGAGAGCTTCTTTGCGACGCTCAAGACCGAGCTCATTTACTGTCACGCATGGCCGACGCGCGCGAGGGCGCGCAGCGCGATCTTCGAGTTCATCGAGGGCTGGTACAACCGCGTCAGGCTGCACTCGTCGCTGGGGTACATGTCGCCGGAGAGCTACGAAGCAAGGAGGAGGCGACTGGACGCAACGGGAACGGAAGCGGCATAG
- a CDS encoding transposase, translating to MEKREQRTRRSFTPQFKAEVVELCKQGDRSVGAVSRDLGLTETSVRKWVTQADIDAGHRDGLTTAERKELAGLRKENRVLREERDILKRATVFFAKETR from the coding sequence ATGGAAAAACGAGAGCAACGAACCAGGCGATCGTTCACGCCGCAGTTCAAGGCTGAAGTCGTCGAGTTGTGCAAGCAAGGTGATCGATCCGTTGGCGCGGTTTCGCGCGATCTGGGCCTGACCGAGACCTCGGTACGCAAGTGGGTCACCCAGGCCGACATCGACGCCGGCCATCGTGACGGCCTGACGACCGCCGAACGCAAGGAACTCGCCGGGCTGCGCAAGGAGAACCGCGTCCTTCGCGAAGAGCGAGACATCCTCAAACGAGCGACGGTTTTCTTCGCCAAGGAGACCCGGTGA